A genome region from Pleurocapsa minor HA4230-MV1 includes the following:
- a CDS encoding DUF3038 domain-containing protein — protein sequence MPINSKTESDYSQWQELVNLKDAESGLEKIKCHLDLVLLALEAIANISSEEIIQAAQDLQLESALGDRLTHWQFGSSNPKNDFSASKKLEVEEVRSLVLIICHLANQHQELLRRGVNLLEQITEQNESPHQTTLLGNYLDKFINYYQARIANSQNTSLESLSNLAWKLLTALLFYSGQNGHRLFWVAIFDAVGMNLD from the coding sequence ATGCCAATTAATAGCAAAACTGAATCCGATTATTCTCAATGGCAAGAGTTAGTCAATTTAAAAGATGCTGAGTCTGGATTAGAAAAGATCAAATGTCATTTAGATTTAGTTCTGTTAGCATTAGAAGCGATCGCCAATATTAGCTCAGAGGAGATAATTCAAGCAGCTCAAGATTTGCAATTAGAATCAGCGCTCGGCGATCGCCTAACCCACTGGCAATTTGGCTCTTCTAACCCCAAAAATGATTTTAGCGCCAGCAAAAAACTAGAGGTTGAAGAAGTGCGATCGCTAGTATTAATTATTTGTCATTTGGCTAATCAACATCAAGAATTGCTTCGTCGGGGAGTTAATCTATTAGAACAAATTACAGAACAGAATGAATCACCTCATCAGACTACTTTACTCGGTAATTATTTAGACAAATTTATTAATTACTATCAAGCCAGAATTGCTAATTCTCAAAATACTTCACTAGAGTCTTTATCTAATTTAGCCTGGAAATTATTAACTGCGCTACTGTTTTATAGTGGTCAAAATGGTCATCGTTTATTTTGGGTTGCAATCTTTGACGCTGTTGGGATGAACTTAGATTGA
- a CDS encoding DUF4335 domain-containing protein, translated as MSSTIHRFTPPTCTLEIIGKKSLFSRWISSDVLPKFQFKLKFDDPRQTNLKQVTIQGNQQELLQLQKAIQQYIQIQLQNSFQAKNIQTSSKPEVIGDKIPYLTPQGLMHHELFFGFLTHNSDRHSIRLGTVQLFDLVTALEAYQTKILASKTKQPQSGQKVILLGGGIAAVAIMAIAIITVLKPQTQPEIAINNSQPQSSTKIPELNEITPPSIPDLNQKPATTKLGEPLASTKRLPPPPAVETPKPKPNIPDPADYPLSDVARQSGLDNSAKNKKSANINPQTAKSKTTILEKIPTAQTSPKTSPQVQTSLSDPSQDSAVQNSSNQSSQAQQVVTYFENRWQPPANLKQSLEYRLLINRNGSITQVTPLGKAAQLYLSQTNIPVNGEAFISPVDKSQPSIIRLLLNPNGQVQVFTESK; from the coding sequence ATGTCCTCTACAATCCATCGCTTCACGCCACCTACCTGTACGTTAGAAATTATTGGTAAAAAATCGCTCTTTTCTCGCTGGATAAGTTCAGATGTCTTACCAAAATTCCAGTTTAAATTAAAATTTGATGACCCACGCCAAACAAATTTAAAACAAGTAACAATTCAGGGAAATCAACAAGAGTTATTACAGCTTCAGAAAGCAATCCAGCAATACATTCAAATACAGCTGCAAAATTCTTTTCAAGCAAAAAACATTCAGACAAGTTCCAAACCAGAGGTTATTGGTGACAAAATTCCCTATTTGACACCCCAAGGGTTAATGCATCATGAACTCTTTTTTGGTTTTTTAACTCATAATAGCGATCGCCATAGTATCAGACTGGGTACAGTACAGCTATTCGATCTGGTGACGGCATTAGAAGCATATCAAACTAAAATTCTGGCATCTAAGACTAAACAACCGCAATCTGGGCAAAAAGTTATTCTGCTTGGGGGAGGAATTGCTGCCGTCGCGATTATGGCGATCGCCATAATTACTGTTTTGAAACCCCAGACACAGCCAGAGATCGCCATCAATAATTCTCAACCTCAATCTTCAACCAAAATTCCTGAACTAAATGAAATTACTCCCCCTTCTATCCCAGATCTCAATCAAAAACCTGCTACAACCAAGCTAGGAGAACCCCTTGCTTCGACCAAAAGATTACCGCCACCTCCCGCCGTAGAAACACCCAAACCTAAGCCTAATATACCAGATCCTGCTGATTACCCATTATCTGATGTTGCCCGTCAGTCAGGATTAGACAACTCAGCTAAGAATAAAAAATCAGCAAACATAAATCCTCAAACAGCCAAGTCAAAAACCACCATTTTGGAGAAAATACCTACTGCCCAAACCTCTCCCAAAACCTCTCCCCAAGTTCAAACCAGCTTGAGCGACCCATCTCAGGATTCAGCTGTGCAAAACTCATCTAATCAATCTAGTCAAGCACAACAGGTTGTTACTTATTTTGAAAACAGATGGCAACCACCCGCAAATCTCAAGCAGAGTCTAGAATATCGCCTGTTGATTAATCGCAACGGTTCTATTACACAGGTAACACCTCTAGGTAAAGCTGCTCAACTTTATTTAAGTCAAACTAATATTCCCGTCAACGGAGAGGCATTTATTTCTCCTGTGGACAAATCGCAGCCATCGATCATTCGCCTATTGCTAAATCCCAATGGTCAAGTCCAAGTTTTTACCGAATCAAAATAG
- a CDS encoding flavin-dependent dehydrogenase, with translation MKELAYLEIPTPDIAGVRNWLQHTWQPLSGDKVKTRDGIRVKFAIPDSEVSIFVWQLQRTTYLKVFQWGQGNQAKQIKQQLISEIQAVYPPSYPAPPEVDLSQQSIFAALESDYPKTVHFFQKMPNGEYDLNRVYWWEKRWRESVKHPQQPQEVIFKGNTGSSKQHFDLIYIGGALGVIHAAVMALKGYRVLLVERLPFGRMNREWNISRDEFQSLINLGLFTPEEFESVIAAEYIDGFSKFFDAYNPPNLQAAVLHTPRVLNVAIDAEKLLRFCGDKLRQSGGEIWDETEFIRADVTDTEVTVKLTHLPTKTSKQASARLLIDAMGTASPIAWQLNGGRAFDSVCPTVGAVIKSGFAPEVWDKDYGDVLNSHGDISRGRQLIWELFPAGNGELTFYLFHYHQVHPDNPGSLLEMYEDFFTILPEYRRCDMEQLVWKKPTFGYIPGHFSTSDRDRTVAFDRLVAIGDAASLQSPLIFTGFGSLVRNLERLTTLLNTALQHDLLSAKHLNQIRAYQSNISVTWLFSKGMMVPTGKTLPPQRINSMLNTFFGLLADEPPEVADTFIKDRTDWLTFTRLALIAARKNPALLVWILEMAGSKDLLRWLGSYLSFNLDALRNLLMASWFPGLLKKSQPWLEKKNPALWLKLISLNYQLRHSK, from the coding sequence ATGAAAGAGTTAGCCTATTTGGAAATACCCACTCCTGATATTGCAGGGGTAAGAAACTGGTTACAACATACATGGCAGCCTTTATCGGGCGACAAAGTTAAGACTCGTGATGGAATTCGGGTTAAATTTGCCATACCTGATAGTGAGGTATCAATATTTGTTTGGCAGTTACAACGCACTACTTATCTGAAGGTATTTCAGTGGGGGCAAGGCAATCAAGCAAAGCAAATTAAACAGCAACTAATTTCCGAAATTCAGGCTGTATATCCCCCAAGTTATCCTGCTCCACCTGAAGTTGATTTGTCACAACAATCAATTTTTGCAGCTTTAGAGTCAGATTATCCAAAAACCGTGCATTTCTTTCAGAAAATGCCTAATGGAGAATACGATCTCAATCGAGTTTATTGGTGGGAAAAACGCTGGCGTGAAAGTGTGAAGCATCCACAACAGCCCCAGGAAGTTATTTTTAAAGGCAATACAGGCTCTAGTAAACAGCATTTCGATTTGATTTATATTGGTGGGGCGCTAGGAGTGATTCACGCTGCGGTGATGGCACTCAAAGGCTACAGAGTGCTACTGGTAGAAAGACTTCCCTTTGGCAGAATGAATCGAGAGTGGAATATTTCTCGTGATGAGTTCCAGAGTTTGATTAATTTGGGCTTATTTACTCCCGAAGAATTTGAGTCTGTCATCGCTGCCGAATATATAGACGGTTTTAGTAAGTTTTTTGATGCTTATAACCCACCTAATCTTCAAGCAGCAGTCTTGCATACCCCTAGAGTTCTTAACGTGGCGATCGATGCGGAAAAACTCCTGCGCTTTTGTGGCGATAAACTACGTCAGTCGGGCGGAGAAATTTGGGATGAAACAGAATTTATTCGCGCCGACGTTACAGATACAGAGGTGACGGTTAAACTTACCCATCTACCGACCAAAACTAGTAAACAAGCAAGCGCCAGACTACTGATAGATGCTATGGGTACTGCTTCGCCGATCGCTTGGCAACTAAATGGTGGACGTGCTTTTGATAGTGTTTGTCCTACAGTAGGAGCAGTAATTAAAAGTGGTTTTGCTCCCGAAGTTTGGGACAAAGATTACGGAGATGTTTTAAATTCTCACGGTGATATATCTAGGGGTAGACAGTTAATTTGGGAACTGTTTCCCGCAGGTAATGGAGAATTAACCTTCTATCTCTTTCATTATCATCAGGTGCATCCAGACAATCCTGGCTCGTTACTAGAAATGTACGAGGACTTTTTTACCATCTTGCCAGAGTATCGTCGTTGCGATATGGAACAGCTAGTCTGGAAAAAGCCGACTTTTGGCTATATTCCAGGACACTTTAGTACTAGCGATCGCGATCGCACCGTGGCATTCGATCGGTTAGTGGCGATCGGTGATGCTGCTTCTCTCCAGTCTCCTCTAATTTTTACTGGCTTCGGTTCTTTGGTGCGTAACTTAGAACGTTTAACTACCCTGCTTAATACTGCTTTGCAGCACGATCTACTTTCAGCTAAACATCTCAACCAAATTAGAGCCTATCAAAGCAATATTTCTGTCACCTGGCTATTCTCTAAAGGCATGATGGTACCGACGGGTAAAACTCTACCTCCCCAGAGAATTAATTCCATGTTAAATACTTTTTTTGGTTTGCTGGCAGACGAACCACCTGAAGTTGCCGATACTTTTATTAAAGATCGTACTGACTGGCTTACCTTTACCCGATTAGCCTTAATTGCCGCCCGTAAGAACCCCGCCTTACTAGTTTGGATTCTAGAAATGGCTGGAAGCAAAGATCTCTTGCGCTGGTTGGGTTCATATTTATCTTTCAACCTTGATGCTTTAAGAAACTTACTAATGGCGAGTTGGTTTCCTGGCTTACTAAAAAAATCACAGCCCTGGCTAGAAAAGAAAAACCCTGCTCTATGGCTGAAGTTAATCAGTTTAAATTATCAACTACGGCATTCTAAATAG
- a CDS encoding GuaB3 family IMP dehydrogenase-related protein: MEISIGRGKKARRAYGFDEIALSPGVRTLDPSLADTTWEIGGINREIPILASAMDGVVDVKMAVLLSKLGSIGVLNLEGIQTRYENPEPILQKIESVGNDEFVGLMQQLYAEPIKPELITQRIQEIKKQDAIAAVSLTPAGASKYGKIVAEAGADLVFIQATVVSTDHLAPEAIASLDLATFCQSMPMPVVLGNCVTYEVALKLMRAGAAGVLVGIGPGAACTSRGVLGVGVPQATATADCTAARDDYYAETGRYVPVISDGGIVTGGDICKCLACGADAVMIGSPIARAAEAPGGDFHWGMATPSPVLPRGTRIKVGTTGTIKEIMVGPARLDDGTHNLLGAIKTSMGTLGAKNLKEMQQVDVVIAPSLLTEGKVYQKAQQLGMGK; this comes from the coding sequence GTGGAAATATCAATTGGTCGCGGAAAAAAGGCTCGTAGAGCCTATGGATTTGATGAAATCGCATTATCCCCTGGAGTGCGTACCCTAGACCCTAGTCTAGCTGATACTACCTGGGAAATTGGCGGAATCAACCGCGAAATACCGATCCTAGCTAGTGCAATGGATGGAGTGGTTGATGTAAAAATGGCAGTTTTACTTTCAAAGTTAGGGTCAATTGGAGTTTTAAACCTCGAAGGGATACAGACTCGATATGAAAACCCTGAACCAATTTTGCAGAAAATTGAGTCTGTTGGGAATGATGAATTTGTTGGTTTGATGCAGCAGCTTTATGCCGAACCGATCAAACCAGAATTGATCACTCAAAGAATTCAGGAAATAAAAAAACAAGATGCGATCGCCGCTGTCAGCTTAACTCCCGCAGGCGCAAGTAAATATGGCAAAATTGTCGCGGAGGCAGGAGCAGATCTGGTCTTTATTCAGGCGACAGTAGTATCCACGGATCATTTAGCTCCAGAAGCGATCGCCTCATTAGATTTAGCTACTTTTTGCCAGTCAATGCCCATGCCCGTAGTACTAGGTAACTGTGTCACCTACGAAGTTGCTCTCAAATTAATGAGGGCTGGCGCTGCGGGAGTCTTAGTTGGGATTGGGCCTGGTGCAGCCTGTACCTCTCGTGGTGTCTTGGGTGTTGGTGTTCCTCAAGCAACGGCAACGGCTGACTGTACGGCAGCGCGAGATGATTATTACGCCGAAACAGGTAGATATGTGCCAGTAATTTCTGATGGTGGTATTGTCACTGGAGGCGATATTTGTAAATGCCTTGCCTGTGGTGCAGATGCTGTGATGATCGGCTCTCCTATTGCTCGTGCAGCAGAAGCTCCTGGGGGCGATTTTCATTGGGGAATGGCAACTCCTAGCCCTGTATTACCCCGTGGGACTCGAATTAAGGTAGGAACGACAGGCACGATCAAAGAGATTATGGTTGGCCCAGCTAGACTTGATGATGGAACTCACAATCTGCTAGGGGCAATTAAAACCAGCATGGGAACTTTGGGTGCTAAAAATCTCAAGGAAATGCAGCAGGTAGATGTGGTTATTGCTCCTTCTCTATTAACGGAAGGAAAAGTATACCAAAAAGCACAACAGCTAGGCATGGGTAAATAA
- a CDS encoding beta-ketoacyl-ACP synthase yields MDVVITGIGLSSCLGSLQSTWSSILQRKSGIKSRQIFEQLPAYPLGIIDSQPSQISDLTQKVLIDVLQDAELHIPLTDTGVVIGSSRSCQATWENLSSQMSRHQANNLNFNWLQTLPHQPAIITANYLQTTAPVLAPMAACATGIWALARGYELIKTGRCERVIAGAVETPISPLTLTAFAQMGALATTGCYPFDRSREGLVLGEGGAMFVLETAESAAHRSAQIYGRIKGFGLTCDAYHISTPQAVNGSAARAIKQSLERSNLEAKAIDYIHAHGTSTVLNDRHEAQLIQQIFPQVAVSSSKGAIGHTLGASGAINTALTLMAIKHNYLPPCVGLKDLEFDLDVVTQARQAKISHAICLSFGFGGQNAVVILSR; encoded by the coding sequence ATGGACGTGGTAATTACTGGGATAGGATTAAGTTCTTGTCTCGGTTCACTCCAATCAACTTGGTCAAGTATTTTACAAAGAAAATCAGGAATTAAGTCGCGCCAAATTTTTGAGCAACTTCCTGCTTACCCTTTAGGAATAATTGATTCCCAGCCAAGTCAGATCAGCGATTTAACTCAGAAAGTTCTCATTGATGTGCTACAAGATGCTGAGTTACACATACCATTAACCGATACTGGTGTTGTCATTGGCTCAAGCCGTAGTTGTCAGGCAACTTGGGAAAATTTGTCTAGCCAAATGTCCAGGCATCAAGCAAATAATTTAAACTTTAATTGGTTACAAACTTTACCTCATCAGCCTGCAATTATTACGGCTAATTATCTCCAAACTACTGCTCCAGTACTAGCCCCAATGGCTGCCTGTGCCACAGGAATTTGGGCATTAGCGAGAGGCTATGAACTAATTAAAACAGGTCGATGTGAAAGAGTTATTGCGGGAGCTGTGGAAACGCCAATTAGTCCTCTAACTTTAACTGCTTTTGCCCAAATGGGTGCATTAGCTACTACAGGTTGTTATCCCTTCGATCGATCGCGAGAAGGTTTAGTTTTAGGTGAAGGTGGCGCAATGTTTGTGTTAGAAACGGCAGAGTCAGCTGCTCATCGCTCAGCACAGATCTACGGCAGAATCAAAGGCTTTGGCTTAACCTGTGACGCTTACCATATCAGTACCCCCCAAGCAGTAAATGGCAGTGCCGCCAGAGCAATCAAACAGTCGTTAGAACGGAGTAATCTAGAAGCAAAGGCGATCGATTATATTCATGCCCATGGCACTAGTACAGTCTTGAACGATCGCCATGAAGCGCAGCTGATTCAACAGATATTTCCTCAAGTAGCAGTAAGTTCATCTAAAGGAGCTATAGGTCATACTCTGGGTGCATCTGGCGCAATTAACACCGCCTTAACTTTAATGGCGATAAAGCACAATTATTTGCCTCCCTGTGTTGGGTTAAAAGATTTGGAATTTGATTTGGATGTAGTTACTCAGGCAAGACAAGCAAAGATTAGTCATGCCATCTGTCTCAGCTTCGGTTTTGGCGGACAAAATGCTGTAGTTATCTTAAGCAGATAA
- a CDS encoding peptidylprolyl isomerase — MTQKSNAWLIKMFSLLLISSLVLGGCATSATDISQSSSSSDNLATNQSQLASAKNSNKMSNNLPQLEGMAKVELQVNGSPILIEINGTEAPTTAGNFVDLIDRGVYDGLVFHRVIPGFVAQGGDPQGKDPNFAGQLGTGGFTDPETGMERRIPLEIKLDGDEKPTYSKAKLPSSSVVLKHDRGVIAMARSAMPDSASSQFYIALEDLPSLDGDYAVFGKVVEGMDIVEQIKQGDRIGTAKVVEGLENLKKP, encoded by the coding sequence ATGACTCAAAAATCTAATGCGTGGTTAATCAAAATGTTTTCGTTACTGTTAATCAGCAGTTTGGTACTAGGAGGATGTGCGACATCCGCGACAGATATTTCGCAATCATCCTCATCATCTGATAATCTGGCAACTAATCAATCACAATTGGCGAGTGCCAAAAACAGTAATAAAATGAGTAATAATTTGCCCCAGCTAGAGGGGATGGCAAAGGTAGAATTGCAGGTTAATGGTTCTCCTATCCTGATTGAAATCAATGGTACAGAAGCACCAACAACTGCGGGTAATTTCGTCGATCTGATCGATCGAGGTGTTTACGATGGACTAGTGTTTCACCGAGTGATTCCTGGATTTGTCGCTCAAGGTGGCGATCCTCAAGGAAAAGATCCGAATTTTGCTGGGCAACTGGGGACGGGTGGCTTTACCGATCCTGAAACTGGTATGGAGCGTCGCATTCCCCTAGAGATAAAACTAGATGGAGACGAAAAGCCTACCTATAGCAAAGCCAAGCTCCCTAGTTCTTCTGTAGTTCTCAAACACGATCGCGGTGTCATTGCGATGGCTCGTTCTGCCATGCCTGATTCGGCTTCTTCCCAGTTCTATATCGCCCTAGAAGACTTACCTTCACTAGATGGAGACTATGCTGTCTTTGGCAAAGTAGTTGAAGGCATGGATATCGTTGAGCAAATCAAGCAAGGCGATCGCATTGGCACAGCTAAAGTAGTTGAAGGCTTAGAAAATCTGAAAAAACCTTAA